The Zingiber officinale cultivar Zhangliang chromosome 9A, Zo_v1.1, whole genome shotgun sequence genome window below encodes:
- the LOC122021367 gene encoding uncharacterized protein LOC122021367 isoform X2 yields MGKKRSSSLRPVKASKGDPQSEVSSNCYEGERLDHLLVQLTKSIESAKLSKGELPDKMWIKQQFAIGVNDVTRVLERMIQAEADCQSKKEHSNINLRRAPLVPLQAVLLAADCNPRRLTKHIPSLASPMQIPVIFVKDNKRGSLRLGELVMLKTAMAIGIKVKGSIINEAIDELLSSQPPEISLQTHD; encoded by the exons ATGGGCAAGAAGCGAAGCAGTTCTCTTAGGCCTGTCAAAGCATCCAAAGGAGATCCACAGTCAGA AGTGAGCTCAAATTGCTACGAAGGAGAGCGCCTCGATCATCTCCTGGTTCAACTCACCAA GAGCATTGAATCAGCTAAACTTTCCAAAGGAGAGCTACCTGATAAGATGTGGATCAAG CAACAATTTGCTATTGGAGTCAACGATGTCACACGTGTTCTTGAAAGAATGATACAAGCTGAGGCAGATTGCCAATCAAAGAAAGAGCATAGTAATATCAATCTCCGTAGAGCTCCTCTGGTCCCTCTGCAG GCGGTGCTCTTAGCTGCGGACTGCAACCCCCGAAGGCTGACAAAACATATTCCAAGCTTGGCATCGCCCATGCAGATCCCGGTGATATTCGTGAAGGATAATAAAAGAGGTTCCTTGAGATTAGGTGAACTGGTGATGTTGAAAACAGCAATGGCAATTGGAATAAAG GTCAAAGGAAGCATAATTAACGAAGCAATTGACGAACTTCTCAGCAGTCAGCCCCCGGAAATATCCCTTCAGACACATGATTAA
- the LOC122021367 gene encoding uncharacterized protein LOC122021367 isoform X1, with amino-acid sequence MGKKRSSSLRPVKASKGDPQSDRVSSNCYEGERLDHLLVQLTKSIESAKLSKGELPDKMWIKQQFAIGVNDVTRVLERMIQAEADCQSKKEHSNINLRRAPLVPLQAVLLAADCNPRRLTKHIPSLASPMQIPVIFVKDNKRGSLRLGELVMLKTAMAIGIKVKGSIINEAIDELLSSQPPEISLQTHD; translated from the exons ATGGGCAAGAAGCGAAGCAGTTCTCTTAGGCCTGTCAAAGCATCCAAAGGAGATCCACAGTCAGA CAGAGTGAGCTCAAATTGCTACGAAGGAGAGCGCCTCGATCATCTCCTGGTTCAACTCACCAA GAGCATTGAATCAGCTAAACTTTCCAAAGGAGAGCTACCTGATAAGATGTGGATCAAG CAACAATTTGCTATTGGAGTCAACGATGTCACACGTGTTCTTGAAAGAATGATACAAGCTGAGGCAGATTGCCAATCAAAGAAAGAGCATAGTAATATCAATCTCCGTAGAGCTCCTCTGGTCCCTCTGCAG GCGGTGCTCTTAGCTGCGGACTGCAACCCCCGAAGGCTGACAAAACATATTCCAAGCTTGGCATCGCCCATGCAGATCCCGGTGATATTCGTGAAGGATAATAAAAGAGGTTCCTTGAGATTAGGTGAACTGGTGATGTTGAAAACAGCAATGGCAATTGGAATAAAG GTCAAAGGAAGCATAATTAACGAAGCAATTGACGAACTTCTCAGCAGTCAGCCCCCGGAAATATCCCTTCAGACACATGATTAA